A window of the Gemmatirosa kalamazoonensis genome harbors these coding sequences:
- a CDS encoding S41 family peptidase → MRRAALIAAGLLVGAPLAAQATAGGPVRARSAYEDLQMFSQVLNQIRVNHPDSLDTHELLVAAIEGMVRAADPHSFVIPAVRLVPGKEEQLRAGKLVPVPVDFTFVGGAPVVASVAAGTAASRLDILPGDELVSIDGQHVLAESSEELAIALAGAKESEVALGIERRRQDGSLVRLERRVRRERSGEATAVPVAVLLDSTTGYVRVTTFMNERVAEDLHDALGRLEKQGMTRLVLDLRDNGGGSVAEAAHVAGEFLPNGAIVYTAEGRKAETTDTGRVSRSFWRSERRYPIVVMVNGGTASASELVAGALQDHDRALVVGRPSFGKSLLMRGFPLSDGSIIELVVGRVRTPCGRVVQREYRTISRHEYYRLASADRDTAGRPSCRTDAGRVVYGGGGVYPDVPLDPAPDVPAWATRVAEQSLVLAWVGGYVEAHATALASLDAFLHVTPSLPAEAIADFRAFAAKQGVAIPTDTAADARLQRALVRAVAAARWGEAGWYRADAQLDPQIGAAVRAFGQAAALAR, encoded by the coding sequence GTGAGGCGCGCCGCGCTCATCGCCGCCGGCCTGCTGGTCGGCGCGCCGCTCGCCGCGCAGGCGACGGCGGGCGGTCCCGTGCGCGCGCGGTCGGCGTACGAGGACCTGCAGATGTTCTCGCAGGTGCTGAACCAGATCCGCGTGAACCACCCCGACTCGCTCGACACGCACGAGCTGCTCGTCGCGGCGATCGAGGGGATGGTGCGCGCCGCCGACCCGCACTCGTTCGTGATTCCCGCGGTGCGGCTCGTGCCGGGCAAGGAGGAGCAGCTGCGCGCGGGCAAGCTCGTGCCGGTGCCGGTGGACTTCACGTTCGTCGGCGGCGCGCCGGTCGTGGCGAGCGTCGCCGCCGGCACCGCGGCGAGCCGCCTCGACATCCTCCCGGGCGACGAGCTCGTGTCGATCGACGGCCAGCACGTGCTCGCCGAGAGCAGCGAGGAGCTGGCGATCGCGCTCGCCGGCGCGAAGGAGAGCGAGGTGGCGTTAGGCATCGAGCGGCGGCGACAGGATGGCTCGCTCGTGCGGCTCGAGCGTCGCGTGCGCCGGGAGCGAAGCGGCGAGGCGACCGCCGTGCCGGTCGCGGTGCTGCTCGACTCGACCACCGGCTACGTGCGCGTGACGACGTTCATGAACGAGCGGGTGGCGGAGGATCTGCACGATGCGCTCGGCCGGCTCGAGAAGCAGGGGATGACGCGACTCGTGCTCGACCTGCGGGACAACGGCGGCGGCAGCGTGGCCGAAGCCGCGCACGTCGCCGGCGAGTTCCTGCCTAACGGCGCGATCGTCTACACGGCGGAGGGGCGCAAGGCGGAGACCACCGACACCGGACGCGTGTCGCGCTCGTTTTGGCGGAGCGAGCGGCGCTATCCGATCGTCGTCATGGTGAACGGCGGCACGGCGAGCGCGTCGGAGCTCGTCGCCGGCGCGCTGCAGGACCACGACCGCGCGCTCGTCGTCGGGCGGCCGAGCTTCGGCAAGTCGCTGCTCATGCGCGGCTTCCCGCTGTCCGACGGATCGATCATCGAGCTCGTGGTGGGCCGCGTGCGCACGCCGTGCGGGCGCGTGGTGCAGCGCGAGTATCGTACGATCTCGCGCCACGAGTACTACCGGCTGGCGAGCGCGGACCGCGACACGGCGGGGCGCCCGTCGTGCCGGACGGACGCGGGGCGCGTGGTGTACGGCGGCGGCGGCGTGTATCCCGACGTGCCGCTCGACCCGGCGCCCGACGTACCGGCGTGGGCCACGCGCGTGGCCGAGCAGTCGCTCGTGCTGGCGTGGGTCGGCGGGTACGTGGAGGCGCACGCGACCGCGCTCGCGTCGCTCGACGCGTTCCTGCACGTCACCCCCTCGCTGCCGGCCGAGGCGATCGCCGACTTCCGCGCGTTCGCCGCGAAGCAGGGGGTGGCGATCCCCACCGACACCGCGGCCGACGCGCGGCTGCAGCGCGCGCTCGTGCGCGCGGTGGCGGCGGCGAGATGGGGCGAGGCGGGCTGGTATCGCGCCGACGCGCAGCTCGACCCGCAGATCGGCGCGGCGGTGCGCGCGTTCGGACAGGCGGCGGCGCTGGCGCGATAG
- a CDS encoding DUF1206 domain-containing protein: protein MPVTSQASAAAAPWVERLARVGYAAKAVLYATVGLLAARAALGDGGRTTDQRGAMAAVVAAPFGRALLAVIALGLLGHAIWRVIEAIADPEGHGSDAKGIAVRASFVARAVVHGALAVSAARIALRNGGSSDGGGGKAEGWTARALDLPAGEALVWAAAAALIGYGAWQIWRAAAAKLSKQLDLGRMSAEAGRWVIGVSRVGIAARGIVFGAIGLLLTRAALHHSPGEAGGIGDALREVARLGRLPLAAIALGLVAYGVYELLNARYRRIRAR from the coding sequence ATGCCCGTCACCTCCCAGGCCTCCGCGGCCGCCGCCCCGTGGGTCGAGCGCCTGGCGCGCGTCGGCTATGCCGCGAAGGCGGTGCTCTACGCCACCGTCGGCCTGCTCGCGGCCCGCGCCGCGCTCGGCGACGGCGGCCGCACCACCGACCAGCGCGGCGCGATGGCGGCCGTCGTCGCGGCGCCGTTCGGTCGCGCGCTGCTCGCCGTCATCGCGCTCGGCCTGCTCGGTCACGCGATCTGGCGCGTGATCGAGGCGATCGCGGACCCGGAGGGGCACGGCAGCGACGCGAAGGGGATCGCGGTCCGCGCGAGCTTCGTCGCGCGCGCGGTGGTGCACGGTGCGCTCGCGGTGAGCGCGGCGCGCATCGCGCTCCGCAACGGCGGCTCGTCGGACGGCGGCGGCGGCAAGGCTGAAGGATGGACGGCGCGCGCGCTCGACCTTCCCGCTGGCGAGGCGCTCGTGTGGGCCGCCGCCGCGGCGCTCATCGGATACGGCGCGTGGCAGATCTGGCGCGCCGCCGCCGCGAAGCTGAGCAAGCAGCTCGACCTCGGCCGCATGTCCGCGGAGGCCGGACGGTGGGTGATCGGCGTGAGCCGCGTGGGGATCGCGGCGCGCGGGATCGTGTTCGGCGCCATCGGCCTGCTGCTCACGCGTGCGGCGTTGCACCACTCGCCCGGCGAGGCGGGCGGCATCGGCGACGCGCTCCGTGAGGTCGCGCGGCTCGGCCGCCTTCCGCTCGCCGCGATCGCGTTGGGCCTTGTGGCGTACGGGGTGTACGAGCTGCTGAACGCGCGGTACCGGAGGATTCGGGCGCGTTAG
- a CDS encoding S41 family peptidase produces MHRSIRLRLLLAVAIAPAARAQAPMAAAPTVDAPTRRDVVDSIGDRLRRYYADADTGRLIAEHLERRAKAGAFDTLTNALRFADVLTRELQVVNGDRHLYVRYAPDDPGMRPGPEGIRMLARAGGGGREPSPAAIESARRAHWALGRLDVLPGNVGYMDVRGFASGPGVDDAIVNALRYLDGTDAMIIDLRRNGGGSAESVNMLLSHFTTADTVASLRVSNRSGQEAFTRYTLARVPGPRRPDVPLFVLTSGVTASAGEDFAFVAKNLGRAKLVGAVTAGAGRNNAQLDVGHGFGASISFSRVQDPRTGKEWERVGVQPDVAVDATRALDVAHAMALAAIAEREPAPPRKQLLALLREAVLAQSEPRAVSPELLASYAGTYASGRIVTLDAGRLLWSPRPGALPEPLVPLSDSTFAQGALRIAFERDAGRVARLRLTSPGDVVTFARVP; encoded by the coding sequence ATGCACCGCTCCATCCGACTGCGCCTCCTCCTGGCCGTGGCGATCGCGCCGGCCGCCCGCGCCCAGGCGCCCATGGCCGCCGCGCCGACCGTCGATGCGCCGACGCGCCGCGACGTCGTCGACTCCATCGGCGACCGCCTGCGCCGCTACTACGCCGACGCCGACACGGGCCGGCTCATCGCCGAGCACCTCGAGCGGCGCGCGAAGGCGGGCGCGTTCGACACGCTGACGAATGCGCTGCGCTTCGCCGACGTGCTCACGCGCGAGCTGCAGGTGGTCAACGGCGATCGGCACCTGTACGTGCGCTACGCGCCCGACGATCCCGGCATGCGGCCCGGGCCCGAGGGGATTCGCATGCTCGCGCGCGCGGGCGGTGGTGGACGCGAGCCGTCGCCGGCCGCGATCGAGAGCGCGCGCCGCGCGCACTGGGCGCTCGGCCGGCTCGACGTGCTGCCCGGCAACGTCGGCTACATGGACGTGCGCGGCTTCGCGTCCGGGCCCGGCGTCGACGACGCGATCGTGAACGCGCTGCGCTACCTCGACGGCACCGACGCGATGATCATCGACCTGCGCCGCAACGGCGGCGGCAGCGCGGAGTCGGTGAACATGCTCCTGAGCCACTTCACGACCGCCGACACCGTCGCGTCGCTGCGCGTCTCGAACCGCTCGGGGCAGGAAGCGTTCACGCGCTACACGCTCGCGCGCGTCCCCGGTCCGCGGCGGCCGGACGTGCCGCTGTTCGTGCTGACGAGCGGTGTCACCGCATCGGCCGGCGAGGACTTCGCGTTCGTGGCGAAGAACCTCGGCCGCGCGAAGCTGGTCGGCGCCGTGACGGCGGGCGCGGGGCGCAACAACGCGCAGCTCGACGTCGGCCACGGCTTCGGCGCGTCGATCTCGTTCTCGCGCGTGCAGGACCCGCGCACGGGCAAGGAGTGGGAGCGCGTCGGCGTGCAGCCCGACGTCGCGGTCGATGCGACGCGCGCGCTCGACGTCGCGCACGCGATGGCGCTCGCGGCGATCGCCGAGCGCGAGCCGGCGCCGCCGCGCAAGCAGCTGCTCGCGCTGCTGCGCGAGGCCGTGCTCGCGCAGTCCGAGCCGCGTGCGGTGTCGCCGGAGCTGCTCGCGTCGTACGCCGGCACGTACGCGAGCGGCCGTATCGTGACGCTCGACGCCGGCCGCCTGCTGTGGAGCCCCCGCCCCGGCGCGCTGCCGGAGCCGCTCGTGCCGCTGTCCGATTCGACGTTCGCGCAGGGCGCGCTCCGCATCGCGTTCGAGCGCGACGCCGGCCGCGTCGCGCGCCTGCGGCTCACGTCCCCGGGCGACGTCGTGACGTTCGCGCGCGTGCCGTGA
- a CDS encoding GntR family transcriptional regulator — translation MPTTATATLSAPDSDAAHADAYRRLRALIVRGRLAPAARVSEAELAGRFGISRTPARAAMHRLLAEGLLSRAGGGARPRVAVPPVSASDALELYRAAGALEGIAARNVATLAPAARRALAAELRRRERAFREATRRRPLDYDLLFECHDAVHDALLDACAGPATRALLDTVRPRLDRYEWMYAPLIGPDFRATFREHAAFIHAVAKGDGAACERAVRANWFSGGERLARALERDPAVS, via the coding sequence ATGCCCACCACCGCCACCGCGACGCTCTCCGCGCCCGACAGCGACGCCGCCCACGCGGATGCGTACCGGCGGCTGCGCGCGCTCATCGTGCGCGGTCGGCTCGCCCCGGCGGCCCGCGTGTCGGAGGCCGAGCTGGCGGGGCGCTTCGGCATCAGCCGCACGCCGGCGCGCGCCGCGATGCACCGGCTGCTGGCCGAGGGGCTGCTGTCGCGCGCGGGAGGCGGCGCGCGGCCGCGCGTCGCGGTGCCGCCGGTGAGCGCGTCCGACGCGCTCGAGCTGTATCGCGCGGCGGGCGCGCTCGAGGGCATCGCCGCGCGCAACGTCGCGACCCTCGCCCCCGCCGCGCGCCGCGCGCTCGCCGCCGAGCTGCGGCGCCGCGAGCGCGCGTTCCGCGAGGCGACGCGTCGACGCCCGCTCGACTACGACCTACTGTTCGAGTGCCACGACGCGGTGCACGACGCGCTGCTCGACGCGTGCGCGGGTCCGGCGACGCGCGCGCTGCTCGACACCGTGCGGCCGCGCCTCGACCGCTACGAGTGGATGTACGCGCCGCTCATCGGCCCCGACTTCCGCGCCACGTTCCGCGAGCACGCGGCCTTCATTCACGCCGTGGCGAAGGGCGACGGCGCGGCGTGCGAGCGCGCGGTGCGCGCGAACTGGTTCAGCGGGGGCGAGCGGCTCGCGCGCGCGCTGGAGCGGGATCCGGCAGTGTCGTGA
- a CDS encoding alpha/beta hydrolase family protein: MTGPVSFTERTVAGVPLLLAAPDDVAAPPLVLWHHGFSAAKESHRAELARVAALGFRAAGVDAVGHGARRFADWDARLAAARAGPPGSVFRFMLSIAAATADETPALVAALAAEGLADPARVSLVGISLGGYVAYRAVLRMPTLRAVVALLGSPVWPDDMESPHRRPDAFRDVALLSVTAERDASVPPEEARRFHDTLPDTMRARYVELAGAEHLVSGEDWARMMDETMGWLRTLWRPPVPRAKYSGCAPPSSCF, translated from the coding sequence ATGACCGGTCCCGTCTCGTTCACCGAGCGCACCGTCGCCGGCGTGCCGCTGCTGCTCGCCGCGCCCGATGACGTCGCCGCACCGCCGCTCGTGCTGTGGCATCACGGCTTCTCGGCGGCGAAGGAATCGCATCGCGCGGAGCTGGCCCGCGTTGCGGCGCTGGGCTTCCGCGCCGCCGGCGTCGACGCGGTGGGGCACGGCGCGCGGCGGTTCGCCGACTGGGACGCGCGGCTCGCCGCGGCGCGCGCGGGGCCGCCGGGGAGCGTGTTCCGCTTCATGCTGTCGATCGCCGCCGCGACGGCGGACGAGACGCCGGCGCTCGTCGCGGCGCTCGCGGCCGAGGGGCTCGCCGACCCCGCCCGTGTGTCGCTCGTCGGCATCTCGCTCGGCGGCTACGTCGCGTATCGCGCCGTGCTCCGCATGCCGACGCTGCGCGCCGTCGTCGCGCTGCTCGGCTCCCCGGTGTGGCCCGACGACATGGAGAGCCCACACCGTCGCCCCGACGCGTTCCGCGACGTCGCGCTGCTCTCGGTCACCGCGGAGCGCGACGCGAGCGTGCCGCCGGAGGAGGCGCGTCGGTTCCATGACACGCTGCCCGACACGATGCGCGCACGCTACGTCGAGCTGGCGGGCGCCGAGCATCTCGTGTCCGGCGAGGACTGGGCGCGCATGATGGACGAGACGATGGGGTGGCTGCGCACACTCTGGCGCCCGCCCGTGCCACGCGCCAAGTATTCCGGGTGCGCTCCGCCGTCCTCCTGCTTCTGA
- a CDS encoding MmcQ/YjbR family DNA-binding protein — translation MPPRPLTRLRKLALALPEAHEVEAWGEPTFRVRNKLFAMHASVGTHHTQGREAVWVKASPENQDLMIHAYPHRFFRPPYVGTSGWVGVYLDGAVDWEELGELLRDAWRMTAPKRLIRAHEE, via the coding sequence GTGCCCCCGCGTCCGCTCACTCGCCTGCGCAAGCTCGCGCTCGCGCTGCCCGAGGCCCACGAGGTGGAGGCATGGGGCGAGCCCACGTTCCGCGTGCGCAACAAGCTGTTCGCGATGCACGCGTCGGTCGGCACGCACCACACGCAGGGGCGCGAGGCGGTGTGGGTGAAGGCGTCGCCCGAGAACCAGGACCTCATGATCCACGCCTATCCCCACCGGTTCTTCCGACCGCCGTACGTCGGGACGAGCGGCTGGGTGGGCGTGTACCTCGACGGCGCGGTCGACTGGGAGGAACTCGGCGAGCTGCTGCGCGACGCGTGGCGGATGACGGCGCCGAAGCGGTTGATCAGGGCGCACGAAGAGTGA
- a CDS encoding glycoside hydrolase family 3 C-terminal domain-containing protein: MRTLAAAALLLTASTAAAQQSPAPYQNPNLPFEQRAADLVSRMTLDEKVQQMKDVAPAIPRLGVPEYNWWNEALHGVARSGLATVFPQAIGFAATWDDPLVFRMATVISDEARAKHHEYLRHDSHARYQGLTIWSPNINLFRDPRWGRGQETYGEDPWLTGHLAVQFIKGLQGDDPTYLKTVATVKHFAVHSGPEPERHEFDAVVSERDLRETYLPHFEMGIRDGGAYSLMCAYNAIYGHSACASDLLLKDVLRGEWKFPGYVVSDCGAIDDIYLRHKDVSTAPAAAALAVKTGTDLDCGRVYPNLAQAVQQGLITEREIDVSLRRLFLARMKLGMFDPPARVKWAQIPYSTVDSPEHRALARQVARESMVLLKNDRNTLPLRKDLGTIAVIGPNADNWRMLLGNYNGIPKDPVTPLRGIREAVAKSTRVLTARGSDLAEGFPVLGVVPSTALSADGRPGLRAEYFAGRAMTGAPAETATDTTLDVNWHEAAPRAGMNPDDFGVRWTATLTPPKSGTYRLGLIGTMKFTLALDDSVIVRSVYPSRDGEFPDPRLVQSPPVTLEGGRTYRLRVDAQESYGEAEMQLVWSPPGETLAEEALGVARQADAVVLFLGLTANLEGEEMRVQIPGFRGGDRTTLDLPAPQQRLLEQVTALGKPTVLVLLNGSALAVNWAQANVPAIVEAWYPGQAGGQAIADVLFGDYNPGGRLPVTFYKDTTDLPPFTSYAMQGRTYRFFKGTPLFPFGYGLSYTTFAYRNLRTSAPSLASDGTVTVSVDVTNTGRRAGDEVVQLYVRHAGSKVERPIKDLRGYRRVSLKPGETRTVSFPLAARSLAYWNTERHAWAVESEPVELQVGGSSADVRVTRTLAVRGPTR; this comes from the coding sequence ATGCGCACGCTCGCCGCCGCCGCCCTGCTCCTCACAGCATCGACCGCCGCCGCCCAGCAGTCGCCGGCGCCCTACCAGAATCCCAACCTGCCGTTCGAGCAGCGCGCCGCCGATCTCGTGTCGCGCATGACGCTCGACGAGAAGGTGCAGCAGATGAAGGACGTCGCGCCGGCGATCCCGCGACTCGGCGTGCCGGAGTACAACTGGTGGAACGAGGCGCTGCACGGCGTCGCGCGGTCGGGGCTCGCGACGGTGTTCCCGCAGGCGATCGGCTTCGCCGCGACGTGGGACGACCCGCTCGTCTTCCGCATGGCGACCGTCATCTCCGACGAGGCGCGCGCGAAGCACCACGAGTACCTGCGCCACGACAGCCACGCGCGCTACCAGGGCCTCACGATCTGGTCGCCGAACATCAACCTGTTCCGCGACCCGCGGTGGGGACGCGGACAGGAGACGTACGGCGAGGACCCGTGGCTCACCGGCCACCTCGCGGTGCAGTTCATCAAGGGACTCCAGGGCGACGACCCGACATACCTGAAGACCGTCGCCACCGTGAAGCACTTCGCCGTGCACTCGGGGCCCGAGCCGGAGCGCCACGAGTTCGACGCCGTGGTGAGCGAGCGCGACCTGCGCGAGACGTACCTGCCGCACTTCGAGATGGGGATCCGGGACGGCGGCGCGTACTCGCTGATGTGCGCGTACAACGCGATCTACGGCCACTCGGCGTGCGCGAGCGACCTGCTGCTGAAGGACGTGCTGCGCGGCGAGTGGAAGTTCCCCGGCTACGTCGTCTCCGACTGCGGCGCGATCGACGACATCTATCTCCGGCACAAGGACGTCAGCACCGCACCCGCCGCCGCGGCGCTCGCCGTGAAGACGGGCACGGACCTCGACTGCGGTCGCGTGTACCCGAACCTCGCGCAGGCGGTGCAGCAGGGGCTCATCACCGAGCGCGAGATCGACGTCTCGCTTCGACGACTGTTCCTCGCCCGCATGAAGCTCGGCATGTTCGATCCGCCGGCGCGCGTGAAGTGGGCGCAGATCCCGTACTCCACGGTCGACTCGCCGGAGCACCGCGCGCTCGCCCGGCAGGTGGCGCGCGAGTCGATGGTGCTGCTGAAGAACGACCGCAACACACTGCCGCTGCGCAAGGACCTCGGCACGATCGCCGTCATCGGGCCGAACGCCGACAACTGGCGCATGCTGCTCGGCAACTACAACGGCATCCCGAAGGATCCGGTCACGCCGCTGCGCGGGATCCGCGAGGCCGTCGCGAAGTCGACGCGCGTGCTCACCGCGCGCGGCTCCGACCTCGCCGAGGGATTCCCGGTGCTCGGCGTCGTGCCATCGACGGCGCTGTCGGCGGACGGGCGGCCGGGGCTGCGGGCCGAGTACTTCGCCGGGCGTGCGATGACGGGCGCGCCGGCGGAGACGGCGACCGACACGACGCTCGACGTGAACTGGCACGAGGCCGCGCCGCGGGCGGGGATGAACCCCGACGACTTCGGCGTGCGGTGGACCGCGACGCTGACGCCGCCGAAGAGCGGCACGTATCGGCTCGGCCTCATCGGGACGATGAAGTTCACGCTCGCGCTCGACGACAGCGTGATCGTGCGCTCGGTCTATCCGTCGCGCGACGGCGAGTTCCCCGACCCGCGGCTCGTGCAGTCGCCGCCCGTCACGCTCGAGGGTGGGCGCACGTACCGGCTGCGCGTCGACGCGCAGGAGTCGTACGGCGAGGCGGAGATGCAGCTCGTCTGGTCGCCGCCGGGCGAGACGCTGGCCGAGGAAGCGTTAGGCGTCGCCCGCCAGGCCGACGCGGTCGTGCTGTTCCTCGGCCTCACGGCGAACCTGGAGGGCGAGGAGATGCGCGTGCAGATCCCCGGCTTCCGCGGCGGCGACCGCACGACGCTCGACCTGCCGGCGCCGCAGCAGCGGCTGCTCGAGCAGGTGACGGCGTTAGGCAAGCCGACGGTGCTCGTGCTGCTGAACGGATCCGCGCTCGCCGTGAACTGGGCGCAGGCGAACGTCCCCGCGATCGTCGAGGCGTGGTACCCCGGACAGGCGGGCGGCCAGGCGATCGCCGACGTGCTGTTCGGCGACTACAACCCGGGCGGCCGACTGCCCGTCACGTTCTACAAGGACACGACCGACCTGCCGCCGTTCACGAGCTACGCGATGCAGGGGCGCACGTATCGCTTCTTCAAGGGGACGCCGCTCTTTCCCTTCGGCTACGGATTGAGCTACACGACGTTCGCGTACAGGAACCTCCGCACGAGCGCGCCGTCGCTGGCGAGCGACGGCACGGTGACGGTGAGCGTCGACGTGACCAACACCGGCCGCCGAGCGGGGGACGAGGTCGTGCAGCTGTACGTGCGCCACGCCGGCTCGAAGGTGGAGCGGCCGATCAAGGATCTGCGCGGCTACCGGCGCGTGTCGCTGAAGCCGGGGGAGACGCGCACGGTGTCGTTCCCGCTCGCCGCGCGGTCGCTCGCCTACTGGAACACCGAGCGGCACGCATGGGCGGTGGAGAGCGAGCCGGTGGAGCTGCAGGTGGGCGGGAGCTCCGCCGACGTGCGCGTGACCCGGACGCTCGCGGTGCGCGGCCCGACGCGATGA